One genomic window of Aquisalimonas sp. 2447 includes the following:
- the uvrB gene encoding excinuclease ABC subunit UvrB has protein sequence MNKPFRMHSQYEPAGDQPQAISELVEGINDGLYHQTLLGVTGSGKTFTMANMIQDLQRPALVMAPNKTLAAQLYGEMREFFPENAVEYFVSYYDYYQPEAYVPSSDTFIEKDASVNDHIEQMRLSATKAIIERRDTIIVASVSCIYGLGDPQSYLSMVLHLVRGDVVDQRQIMRRLAELQYTRNDTELRRGTYRVRGEVIDVFPAESESEAVRVELFDDEVEQLSWFDPLTGDVLRKASRMTVYPKTHYVTPRKTIVDAIEEIKEELRERLEELRANDKLLEAQRLEQRTRFDLEMMQELGYCNGIENYSRYLSGRQAGEPPPTLFDYLPSDALLFIDESHVTIPQIGGMYRGDRARKQTLVEYGFRLPSALDNRPLRFDEWERLAPQMVFVSATPGPYEEQHSGKVVDQVVRPTGLVDPQIDVRPATTQVDDLLGEVSERAARGERTLVTTLTKRMAEDLTEYLTENGNKVRYLHSDIDTVERMEIIRDLRLGTFDVLVGINLLREGLDIPEVTLVAILDADKEGFLRSGRSLIQTIGRAARNVDGTAVLYADKVTDSMRAAIDETERRREKQIAHNEAHGITPQTIRKAVADIMESGGAGVPGRSEQAAKVAEEAAQYADLTPAQAVKRIKELEQQMYAHARNLEFEDAGRVRDEIRRLEAYALERPDVKAGSA, from the coding sequence ATGAATAAGCCCTTCCGCATGCACTCCCAGTACGAGCCGGCGGGCGACCAGCCGCAGGCCATCAGCGAACTCGTGGAGGGGATCAACGACGGGCTCTATCACCAGACCCTGCTGGGCGTCACCGGCTCCGGCAAGACCTTCACCATGGCCAACATGATCCAGGATCTGCAGCGCCCCGCCCTGGTGATGGCGCCGAACAAGACCCTGGCGGCCCAGCTCTACGGCGAGATGCGGGAGTTCTTCCCGGAGAATGCGGTTGAGTATTTCGTCTCCTACTACGACTACTACCAGCCGGAAGCCTACGTGCCGTCGTCGGACACCTTCATCGAGAAGGATGCCTCGGTGAACGACCACATCGAGCAGATGCGGCTGTCCGCCACCAAGGCCATCATCGAGCGGCGGGACACCATCATCGTCGCCTCGGTGTCCTGCATTTACGGCCTGGGCGACCCGCAGTCGTACCTGAGCATGGTGCTGCACCTGGTGCGCGGTGACGTGGTGGACCAGCGCCAGATCATGCGGCGCCTGGCGGAGCTCCAGTACACCCGCAACGACACCGAACTGCGGCGCGGCACCTACCGGGTGCGCGGCGAGGTCATCGACGTCTTCCCGGCGGAGTCGGAGTCCGAGGCGGTCCGCGTGGAACTCTTCGACGACGAAGTGGAGCAGCTCAGCTGGTTCGATCCGCTCACTGGCGATGTGCTGCGCAAGGCGTCGCGGATGACCGTTTACCCGAAGACCCACTACGTCACGCCGCGCAAGACGATTGTCGATGCCATCGAGGAGATCAAAGAGGAGCTGCGCGAGAGGCTGGAGGAGCTGCGCGCCAACGACAAGCTGCTGGAGGCCCAGCGCCTGGAGCAGCGCACCCGCTTTGATCTGGAGATGATGCAGGAGTTGGGCTACTGCAACGGGATCGAGAACTACTCCCGCTATCTCTCGGGGCGCCAGGCCGGTGAGCCGCCACCGACGTTGTTCGACTATCTGCCGTCGGATGCGCTGCTGTTCATCGACGAGTCCCACGTGACCATCCCGCAGATCGGCGGCATGTACCGGGGCGACCGAGCGCGCAAGCAGACCCTGGTGGAATACGGCTTCCGTCTGCCTTCGGCCCTGGACAACCGCCCGCTGCGGTTTGACGAGTGGGAGCGGCTGGCGCCGCAGATGGTGTTCGTCTCCGCCACGCCGGGGCCGTACGAGGAGCAGCACTCCGGCAAGGTGGTGGACCAGGTGGTGCGGCCCACCGGCCTGGTGGATCCGCAGATCGACGTGCGCCCGGCCACCACCCAGGTGGACGACCTGCTGGGCGAGGTGAGCGAACGGGCGGCCCGCGGCGAACGCACCCTGGTGACCACCCTGACCAAGCGTATGGCCGAGGATCTCACCGAGTACCTCACCGAGAACGGCAACAAGGTCCGCTACCTGCACTCGGACATCGACACCGTCGAGCGCATGGAGATCATCCGCGACCTGCGCCTGGGTACCTTCGACGTGCTGGTGGGCATCAACCTGCTGCGCGAGGGGCTGGATATCCCGGAGGTGACCCTGGTGGCCATCCTGGATGCGGACAAGGAGGGGTTCCTGCGTTCCGGGCGTTCACTGATCCAGACCATCGGCCGCGCCGCCCGCAACGTGGACGGTACCGCCGTGCTCTACGCCGACAAGGTCACCGACTCCATGCGCGCTGCCATCGACGAGACCGAGCGCCGGCGCGAGAAGCAGATCGCCCACAACGAGGCCCACGGCATTACCCCGCAGACCATCCGCAAGGCGGTGGCGGACATCATGGAGAGTGGTGGCGCCGGCGTGCCCGGCCGCTCGGAACAGGCAGCGAAGGTGGCGGAAGAGGCCGCCCAGTATGCGGATCTTACCCCGGCCCAGGCGGTCAAGCGCATCAAGGAGTTGGAGCAGCAGATGTACGCCCACGCCCGCAATCTGGAGTTCGAGGACGCCGGGCGGGTGCGCGACGAGATCCGCCGGCTGGAGGCCTACGCCCTGGAGCGTCCGGATGTGAAAGCGGGCTCGGCATGA
- a CDS encoding acetoacetate--CoA ligase gives MIEEGTLLWEPGNQRIENANITRFRRWLEETRDLDLPDYHALWRWSTEHLEDFWAAAWEYFEFKATPYQQVLTTREMPGAQWFTGSQLNWAEHALRHADGDKPALLHCSEVREELGTVTWSELQEQVAAATEALRQLGVGRGDRVVAYMPNIPETIVAALATASLGAIWSSCSPDFGTPSVVDRFSQIEPKVLLAVDGYRYNGKAFDRMEVVRHLQDKLPTVEHTVLLPYLDGHADAGRLRRPETWDAFLGRGQGAALHFEPVPFDHPLWVLYSSGTTGMPKAIVHGHGGITVQHTLAGHLHSDVAAGDRCFWFTTTGWMMWNALTGMLLNGGTLVLYDGNPGYPDMDRLWRLCEEARINQMGISAAFLTSCMKAGRTPGKHYDLGHIKGIGATGSPLPPEGFQWVYEQVNPDVHLASSSGGTDVCAGFVGGVPTLPVHAGEIQARLLGASVEAWDDHGNPLVDEVGEMVITRPMPSMPLFFWGDDDGSRYRESYFDMFPGVWRHGDFIKITSRGSCIIYGRSDSTLNRYGVRMGTAELYRVVEDLDAIQDSLVVNVERGGGQLYMPLFVVLSEGTELDETLDKEIRNKVRRDLSPRHVPDAIIAVDGIPRTLSGKKMEVPVKKLLLGYPEEKAVSRDACANPDTLDDYIRFGKELTE, from the coding sequence ATGATCGAAGAAGGCACCCTGCTCTGGGAGCCGGGCAACCAGCGCATCGAGAACGCGAACATCACGCGGTTCCGGCGCTGGCTGGAAGAAACACGCGACCTGGACCTGCCGGACTACCACGCGCTGTGGCGCTGGTCCACGGAGCATCTGGAGGACTTCTGGGCCGCCGCCTGGGAGTACTTCGAATTCAAGGCCACGCCCTATCAACAGGTCCTCACCACTCGGGAGATGCCGGGCGCACAATGGTTCACCGGCAGCCAGCTCAATTGGGCGGAACACGCGCTGCGCCACGCCGACGGTGACAAACCCGCTCTGCTGCACTGCTCCGAGGTGCGGGAGGAACTCGGCACCGTCACCTGGAGCGAACTGCAGGAGCAGGTGGCCGCGGCCACGGAAGCCCTGCGGCAACTCGGCGTGGGCCGGGGTGATCGCGTGGTGGCCTACATGCCCAACATCCCGGAGACCATTGTCGCGGCACTGGCCACGGCCAGCCTCGGCGCGATCTGGTCCTCCTGCTCGCCGGATTTCGGCACACCCAGCGTGGTGGACCGCTTCTCCCAGATCGAGCCGAAGGTGCTGCTGGCGGTGGACGGCTACCGCTACAACGGCAAGGCCTTCGACCGCATGGAGGTGGTTCGCCACCTCCAGGACAAACTGCCGACGGTGGAACACACGGTGCTCCTGCCCTATCTGGACGGCCACGCCGATGCCGGCCGCCTGCGGCGTCCCGAGACCTGGGATGCGTTCCTCGGCCGCGGCCAGGGCGCCGCGCTGCATTTCGAGCCAGTGCCCTTCGATCACCCCCTGTGGGTGCTCTACTCGTCGGGCACCACCGGTATGCCCAAGGCCATCGTCCATGGCCACGGCGGCATCACCGTGCAGCACACCCTGGCCGGCCATCTGCACAGTGATGTCGCCGCCGGCGACCGTTGCTTCTGGTTCACCACCACCGGCTGGATGATGTGGAACGCGCTCACGGGCATGCTGCTCAACGGCGGCACCCTGGTGCTCTATGACGGCAACCCCGGCTACCCGGACATGGACCGCCTTTGGCGGCTGTGTGAGGAGGCGCGCATAAACCAGATGGGTATCAGCGCGGCGTTCCTCACCTCCTGCATGAAGGCCGGCCGTACGCCGGGCAAGCACTACGATCTCGGCCATATCAAGGGCATCGGCGCCACGGGCTCGCCCCTGCCGCCGGAGGGTTTCCAGTGGGTATACGAGCAGGTGAACCCGGACGTGCATCTTGCCTCCAGCAGCGGCGGCACGGACGTGTGCGCGGGCTTCGTTGGCGGCGTGCCGACGCTGCCGGTCCACGCCGGCGAGATCCAGGCGCGTCTCCTGGGCGCCAGCGTTGAAGCCTGGGACGATCACGGGAACCCGCTTGTCGACGAAGTCGGCGAGATGGTCATCACCCGTCCCATGCCTTCCATGCCGCTGTTCTTCTGGGGCGATGACGATGGCAGCCGCTACCGGGAGAGCTACTTCGACATGTTCCCGGGTGTCTGGCGCCACGGGGATTTCATCAAGATCACCTCCCGCGGCAGCTGCATCATCTACGGCCGCTCCGACTCCACCCTGAACCGCTACGGCGTACGCATGGGCACCGCCGAGCTCTACCGGGTGGTGGAGGACCTGGATGCCATCCAGGACAGCCTGGTGGTGAACGTGGAACGCGGCGGCGGCCAGCTCTACATGCCGCTGTTCGTCGTGCTGAGCGAGGGTACGGAACTGGACGAGACGCTGGACAAGGAGATCCGGAACAAGGTCCGCAGGGATCTCTCGCCCCGCCACGTGCCGGACGCCATCATCGCCGTGGACGGCATTCCGCGGACCCTGAGCGGCAAGAAGATGGAAGTGCCGGTGAAGAAACTGCTACTGGGGTATCCCGAAGAGAAGGCCGTGAGCCGGGACGCCTGCGCCAATCCGGACACGCTGGATGATTACATCCGGTTCGGGAAGGAGCTTACTGAATAG
- a CDS encoding alpha-hydroxy-acid oxidizing protein: MHYGDHQLKIYQAGLKGARPRMPMRMEDLEHAAGQVLSKESYWYVAGGAGEVTMDANRAAFDRYRIHPRMLTDVSERDLSITLFDRTLPSPLLLAPIGVQSIIRPEAELAVAKAAASLNVPMILSTVSAHSMESVAETMGGSPRWFQLYWPRSPELAESLVQRAEQAGYDAIVVTLDTKMMAWRAQDLQNAFLPFLNGQGLANYTSDPWFREGLERPPEEDMWPSVRRWAEQFADPSKTWKDLATLRQATNLPILVKGIVHPDDARLALEHGVDGIIVSNHGGRQVDGSIAALDALPDVATMVNGRVPVLFDSGIRNGADVLKAKALGADAVLLGRPYIWGLALDGEDGVREVIQRVLADTDLTMALAGKANFSDVDRDLLVE; this comes from the coding sequence ATGCATTACGGCGATCACCAGCTCAAGATCTACCAGGCCGGGCTCAAGGGTGCGCGGCCGCGCATGCCCATGCGCATGGAGGACCTGGAACACGCCGCCGGGCAGGTGCTCTCGAAGGAATCCTACTGGTACGTGGCCGGGGGCGCCGGGGAAGTGACCATGGACGCCAACCGGGCGGCGTTCGACCGCTACCGGATTCACCCGCGCATGCTCACGGATGTCTCCGAACGGGATCTGTCCATCACCCTGTTCGACCGCACCCTGCCCTCGCCCCTGCTGCTGGCACCCATCGGCGTGCAGAGCATCATTCGCCCGGAGGCGGAGCTGGCTGTGGCGAAGGCCGCCGCGTCCCTGAACGTGCCCATGATCCTGTCCACCGTCTCCGCCCACAGCATGGAGAGCGTTGCCGAGACCATGGGTGGCTCGCCGCGCTGGTTCCAGCTTTACTGGCCGCGTAGCCCGGAGCTCGCCGAGAGCCTGGTGCAACGCGCCGAACAGGCCGGCTACGACGCCATCGTCGTCACGCTGGACACCAAGATGATGGCCTGGCGGGCGCAGGACCTCCAGAACGCGTTCCTGCCCTTTCTCAACGGCCAGGGCCTGGCCAACTACACCTCCGACCCGTGGTTCCGGGAGGGGCTGGAACGGCCGCCCGAGGAGGACATGTGGCCCTCGGTGCGCCGCTGGGCGGAGCAGTTCGCCGACCCCTCGAAGACCTGGAAGGACCTGGCCACCCTGCGCCAGGCCACGAACCTGCCCATTCTGGTGAAGGGCATTGTGCACCCGGACGACGCCCGCCTGGCGCTGGAGCACGGCGTGGACGGCATCATCGTCTCCAACCACGGCGGCCGCCAGGTGGACGGCAGCATCGCCGCCCTGGACGCGCTACCCGACGTGGCCACCATGGTGAACGGCCGGGTGCCGGTGCTGTTCGACAGCGGCATCCGCAACGGCGCCGACGTGCTCAAGGCCAAGGCGCTGGGCGCCGACGCCGTGCTGCTCGGGCGCCCCTACATCTGGGGCCTGGCGCTGGACGGCGAGGACGGCGTGCGCGAAGTGATCCAGCGGGTGCTGGCGGACACGGACCTGACCATGGCGCTGGCCGGCAAGGCGAACTTTTCGGACGTGGACCGGGATCTGTTGGTGGAGTGA
- a CDS encoding MarR family transcriptional regulator has product MATDDTRRPDNFRDLNRFGSALAETARVWRMQLDKRLKPLGLSQAKWRALLSLARDGEGMTQTALAERLGIEGPSLVGLLDRLAADGWIERLVCTDDRRARRIYLTEKARSTLQEIEAVATELREEIFGDLPREELMQCLNVLRRIRDKAESLE; this is encoded by the coding sequence ATGGCAACCGATGACACGCGCAGACCGGATAACTTCCGCGACCTGAACCGCTTTGGCTCCGCGCTGGCAGAGACGGCGCGGGTTTGGCGCATGCAGCTGGACAAGCGACTCAAGCCGCTGGGGCTCAGCCAGGCCAAGTGGCGGGCGTTGTTGAGCCTCGCCCGGGATGGCGAGGGCATGACGCAGACCGCCCTGGCGGAGCGGCTCGGGATCGAGGGCCCTTCCCTGGTGGGCCTGCTGGACCGACTGGCGGCCGATGGGTGGATCGAGCGCCTGGTGTGCACCGATGACCGCCGGGCGCGGCGCATCTACCTTACCGAGAAGGCGCGCTCCACCCTGCAGGAGATCGAGGCCGTGGCCACTGAACTGCGCGAGGAGATTTTCGGCGACCTTCCGCGCGAGGAGCTCATGCAATGCCTCAATGTGCTGCGGCGCATTCGTGACAAGGCGGAGTCCCTGGAATGA
- a CDS encoding HlyD family secretion protein has translation MSDPAVNSDTRREGNGRPLKIVVALAVVLALLAGGGYWLYERLFYVHEIDARVEADMITIASRLPGWVEGMDLRQGQRVSQGEELVRIDAREAQRRMAVLDSRQEALRRELDQIEAERQLARARTEARVQRARRQVAVAEANVERSEREQDKAEADLRRLRGMAEDNMVSEQEVDDARHTLRLAESDARAARARLDEAEAAVTEARAEEAHLQVLRATAATLEARIEELRAEQEEAELAVSDRVIRSPIDGVVAETFVNPGEHVREGQNLLLVHRPGDVWVKTNLRETDIADVAEGQPVRIRVDAFRGEDFSGRVEQIGTAATSEFALLPNPNPSGNFTKVTQRIPVRISFDDPQARLRPGMMVEVRIDVRD, from the coding sequence ATGAGCGACCCAGCGGTGAACAGTGACACCCGCCGCGAGGGCAATGGCCGCCCGCTGAAGATCGTCGTGGCCCTGGCCGTGGTGCTGGCACTGCTGGCCGGCGGCGGCTACTGGCTGTATGAGCGGTTGTTCTATGTCCACGAGATCGACGCCCGTGTGGAAGCGGACATGATTACCATCGCCTCCCGCCTGCCGGGCTGGGTGGAGGGCATGGATCTGCGCCAGGGCCAGCGCGTCAGTCAGGGCGAGGAACTGGTGCGTATCGACGCCCGGGAGGCGCAACGGCGCATGGCGGTGCTGGATTCCCGCCAGGAGGCGTTACGCCGGGAGCTGGATCAGATCGAAGCAGAACGGCAACTGGCCCGGGCCCGCACTGAGGCCCGGGTGCAGCGCGCCCGCCGTCAGGTGGCCGTGGCAGAGGCCAACGTGGAGCGCAGCGAGCGCGAACAGGACAAGGCGGAGGCGGATCTCCGCCGCCTGCGCGGCATGGCCGAGGACAACATGGTCTCGGAACAGGAGGTCGATGACGCCCGTCATACCCTGCGCCTGGCAGAGAGCGACGCCCGCGCCGCCCGCGCCCGGCTGGACGAGGCCGAAGCCGCCGTCACCGAGGCCCGTGCCGAGGAGGCCCACCTGCAGGTGTTGCGAGCCACGGCGGCCACCCTGGAGGCGCGTATCGAGGAGCTCCGCGCTGAACAGGAGGAAGCCGAGCTGGCGGTGAGCGATCGCGTGATCCGCAGTCCCATCGACGGCGTGGTCGCCGAGACGTTCGTCAACCCGGGTGAGCACGTGCGCGAGGGCCAGAATCTGCTGCTGGTGCACCGGCCCGGGGACGTCTGGGTCAAGACGAACCTCCGCGAAACCGATATCGCCGACGTAGCGGAGGGTCAGCCCGTGCGCATCCGTGTGGATGCCTTCCGGGGCGAGGATTTCTCCGGTCGGGTGGAGCAGATCGGCACCGCTGCCACCAGCGAGTTCGCCCTGCTGCCCAATCCCAACCCCAGCGGGAACTTCACCAAGGTGACCCAGCGCATTCCCGTGCGCATCAGCTTCGACGATCCACAAGCCCGTCTGCGCCCCGGCATGATGGTCGAGGTGAGGATTGACGTCCGAGACTGA
- a CDS encoding DHA2 family efflux MFS transporter permease subunit, producing the protein MTSETERLYERYGPAYKWLATATVMLGTLSMTLATTIVNVAIPDIMGAFGIAQSEAQWLSTGFLAAMTAFMLLSAWALSAFGMRAAYIGAMVIFILSALAGGLSVNEDMVILSRVVQGAMAGIIQPLAMTIIFQVFPPHQRGLGMGIYGLGVILGPAIGPVLGGVLVDWFTWRAVFFLPLPTCLLGIVFALLFTAGREESGPRPGFDYLGFLLLCTFLVCLLWASSNGQRLGWDSMLIQGLFMGAVAALVAFIYWQLRSSEPLINVRIFAIPGFAAGSIIGFCFGAALFGTTYLIPLFVQEIQQFTPTKSGLLLMPAGLVMALSFPLAGHLSDRLPPHVPIAVGLVLIAVSCFALGWADVNTGFWVMALWIILGRVGMGLGLPSINTGSLSTLDFSLVSQGAGAVNFSRQLGGALGVNALSVFLDRRAWFHTEVMAQTQTPSNPMTQQLLQQFQDLAVRLGVPPDRLEPEALRFLGQMVYHQGYARGFQDSFLALGVVFLVALIPAWFMGRFVRQ; encoded by the coding sequence TTGACGTCCGAGACTGAACGCCTCTACGAGCGGTACGGCCCGGCGTACAAGTGGCTCGCCACCGCCACGGTGATGTTGGGCACCCTGTCCATGACCCTGGCCACCACCATCGTCAACGTGGCCATTCCGGACATCATGGGTGCCTTCGGTATCGCCCAGAGCGAGGCCCAGTGGCTCTCCACCGGCTTTCTCGCCGCCATGACCGCCTTCATGCTGCTCTCCGCCTGGGCGCTCAGCGCCTTCGGCATGCGTGCGGCCTACATCGGCGCCATGGTGATCTTCATTCTCTCGGCCCTGGCCGGGGGGCTGAGCGTCAACGAGGACATGGTGATCCTGTCGCGGGTGGTGCAGGGTGCCATGGCCGGCATCATCCAGCCCCTGGCCATGACCATCATCTTCCAGGTGTTCCCGCCCCATCAGCGTGGGCTGGGCATGGGCATCTACGGCCTGGGCGTGATCCTCGGGCCGGCCATCGGCCCGGTACTGGGCGGCGTGCTGGTGGACTGGTTTACCTGGCGGGCGGTGTTCTTCCTGCCGCTGCCAACCTGCCTGCTGGGCATTGTCTTCGCCCTGCTGTTCACCGCCGGGCGGGAGGAGAGCGGGCCGCGCCCGGGGTTCGACTACCTCGGTTTCCTGCTGCTGTGCACCTTCCTGGTGTGCCTGCTGTGGGCGTCTTCCAATGGCCAGCGGCTGGGCTGGGACAGCATGCTCATCCAGGGGCTGTTCATGGGCGCCGTCGCCGCCCTGGTGGCCTTCATCTACTGGCAGCTGCGCTCCTCGGAGCCGTTGATCAACGTCCGCATCTTCGCCATACCCGGTTTTGCCGCCGGATCCATCATCGGCTTCTGTTTCGGTGCTGCGCTGTTCGGTACCACTTACCTGATCCCGCTGTTCGTACAGGAGATCCAGCAGTTCACGCCCACCAAGTCCGGGTTGTTGCTCATGCCCGCCGGCCTGGTCATGGCCCTGAGCTTTCCCCTGGCCGGGCACCTCAGTGATCGGCTGCCGCCTCACGTGCCCATTGCCGTTGGTCTGGTACTGATCGCCGTCTCGTGTTTCGCCCTGGGCTGGGCGGATGTGAATACCGGCTTCTGGGTCATGGCGCTGTGGATCATCCTTGGCCGTGTGGGCATGGGCCTCGGATTGCCGTCCATCAATACGGGGTCTCTGAGTACGCTGGATTTCAGCCTGGTCTCTCAGGGTGCCGGGGCCGTGAACTTCTCGCGCCAGCTCGGCGGTGCACTGGGCGTGAACGCACTGTCCGTGTTTCTGGACCGGCGGGCCTGGTTCCATACCGAGGTGATGGCCCAGACCCAGACACCGTCGAATCCCATGACCCAACAACTGCTGCAACAATTCCAGGACCTGGCCGTTCGTTTGGGCGTGCCCCCTGACCGACTGGAGCCGGAAGCGTTACGCTTTCTCGGGCAAATGGTGTATCACCAGGGATACGCCCGCGGTTTCCAGGACAGCTTCCTGGCGCTGGGAGTGGTGTTTCTGGTGGCGCTGATACCGGCATGGTTCATGGGGAGGTTTGTGCGGCAATGA
- a CDS encoding universal stress protein, with the protein MSLYRRILMAYDGTEGGRRALEQGAEVARMHGAEVHLLAVLRLPASLGFMQEGYPQNWIDEQMEQVQSSLDEGVARLREAGLEVTGHRREGEPVIEISHMAREMDVDLVVVGHTPRGRLARWWHGSVGTTLLDELRCSILVVMPREGEDGG; encoded by the coding sequence ATGAGTCTTTATCGACGGATTCTGATGGCCTACGACGGCACCGAAGGCGGGCGCAGGGCCCTGGAGCAGGGTGCGGAGGTCGCGCGCATGCACGGCGCCGAAGTGCACTTGCTGGCAGTGCTGCGGCTCCCGGCCTCGCTTGGGTTCATGCAGGAGGGGTATCCCCAGAACTGGATTGATGAGCAGATGGAGCAGGTCCAGTCCAGCCTGGATGAGGGTGTGGCGCGTCTGCGCGAGGCCGGCCTGGAAGTCACCGGCCACCGCCGCGAGGGTGAGCCGGTGATCGAGATTAGCCACATGGCCCGCGAAATGGACGTGGACCTGGTCGTCGTCGGCCACACGCCCCGCGGCCGGTTGGCCCGCTGGTGGCACGGGTCCGTCGGCACCACGCTGCTGGATGAGCTGCGCTGCAGCATCCTGGTGGTCATGCCGCGGGAAGGCGAAGACGGCGGATAA
- a CDS encoding MBL fold metallo-hydrolase — protein MMRISAGKPIVAGFFEPRTFSIQYVVTDPETRRCAIVDPVLDFEEKSGATGTHSADALLDYISREGLEVEWILDTHPHADHFSAAGYLSDTLGAPTAIGAEVKQVQRLWKGIYNLGDTLATDGSQWDHLFSAGDTFKVGNLEGRVLFSPGHTLASITYVIGDAAFVHDTLFQPDFGTARADFPGGDAGQLWDSMQEILALPDNTRLFTGHDYMPDGREPRWESSVAEQKAHNPHIVGVSREDYIGLRNERDQELPMPKLILHSLQVNTRGGRLPEPEDNGKRYLKLPLNALEGASWGD, from the coding sequence ATGATGCGTATTTCCGCGGGCAAGCCGATTGTTGCCGGCTTCTTCGAGCCGCGCACATTCAGCATCCAGTATGTCGTCACCGACCCGGAGACGCGGCGTTGCGCCATCGTGGATCCAGTGCTGGATTTCGAGGAAAAATCCGGTGCCACTGGCACACATTCCGCAGACGCCCTGCTGGACTATATCAGTCGTGAAGGTCTGGAAGTGGAGTGGATCCTCGACACACACCCGCATGCGGATCACTTCTCGGCTGCCGGCTACCTCAGCGACACACTGGGTGCACCCACCGCCATTGGCGCCGAAGTCAAACAGGTCCAGCGGCTGTGGAAGGGCATCTACAATCTGGGTGATACCCTCGCCACCGACGGCTCCCAGTGGGACCACCTGTTCTCTGCCGGGGATACATTCAAGGTCGGCAATCTGGAAGGCCGGGTGCTGTTCTCACCGGGCCACACGCTGGCATCCATCACCTACGTCATCGGCGACGCGGCCTTCGTGCATGACACCCTGTTCCAGCCGGACTTCGGCACCGCCCGGGCCGATTTCCCCGGCGGCGACGCCGGCCAGTTGTGGGACAGCATGCAGGAGATTCTTGCCCTGCCGGACAATACGCGACTTTTCACCGGCCACGACTACATGCCGGACGGCCGCGAACCGCGCTGGGAAAGCAGCGTGGCGGAGCAGAAGGCGCATAACCCTCACATCGTCGGCGTCTCCCGCGAGGACTACATTGGCCTGCGCAACGAACGGGATCAGGAGCTGCCCATGCCCAAACTCATCCTCCACTCCCTGCAGGTAAACACCCGCGGCGGGCGGCTGCCGGAGCCGGAGGACAACGGCAAGCGTTATCTCAAGCTGCCGCTGAACGCCCTGGAAGGCGCGAGTTGGGGGGACTGA
- a CDS encoding Crp/Fnr family transcriptional regulator: MRLSDHPAFASLEPALLQDVEKQARILELPAGQQVFRPGDACQGLPLVLKGSVRVQMTGSSGHEIVLYRIGDDDVCTLSIGCLMAGRGYRAEAIVEVPTTVVVLPYGLFDELMGNSSPFRRQIMAAYGERLDTLMMLVEEIAFQRMDVRLTEWLRAHASNSPLSMTHQDLAVELGTAREVVSRLLKDFEREGWIRLARGRIEILGDGPVDAAV; the protein is encoded by the coding sequence ATGCGACTTAGCGACCACCCGGCATTCGCCAGCCTCGAGCCCGCTCTGTTACAAGACGTGGAGAAACAGGCGCGGATCCTGGAGCTGCCGGCGGGCCAGCAGGTCTTTCGTCCCGGCGATGCCTGCCAGGGCTTGCCGCTGGTACTGAAAGGAAGTGTCCGCGTGCAGATGACGGGGAGTTCCGGTCACGAGATCGTGCTCTACCGCATCGGGGATGACGACGTCTGCACGCTGTCCATCGGCTGCCTCATGGCGGGACGCGGCTACCGTGCCGAAGCCATCGTCGAGGTGCCGACCACTGTGGTGGTGCTGCCCTACGGCCTGTTCGACGAACTCATGGGAAACTCCTCACCGTTTCGCCGCCAGATCATGGCGGCCTACGGCGAGCGCCTGGACACCCTGATGATGCTGGTGGAGGAGATCGCCTTCCAGCGCATGGATGTCCGCCTGACCGAGTGGTTGCGCGCCCACGCCAGCAACAGCCCGTTGAGCATGACCCATCAGGATCTGGCGGTAGAACTGGGCACCGCGCGGGAGGTGGTCAGCCGGCTGCTGAAGGACTTCGAGCGCGAGGGATGGATCCGGCTTGCCCGCGGTCGCATCGAGATCCTTGGCGACGGGCCCGTCGACGCCGCTGTGTGA
- a CDS encoding DUF2892 domain-containing protein, whose amino-acid sequence MFKCNMGTVDRAVRAVVGLVLISLVFVGPQTAWGWIGLVPLATAALGFCPAYSPLGLSTCKTKTS is encoded by the coding sequence ATGTTCAAGTGCAATATGGGTACAGTCGATCGCGCCGTTCGCGCGGTGGTTGGGCTGGTGCTGATCAGTCTGGTGTTCGTTGGCCCGCAGACCGCCTGGGGATGGATCGGGCTTGTGCCCCTGGCCACCGCAGCCCTGGGCTTCTGCCCCGCATACAGTCCACTGGGGCTGTCCACCTGCAAGACGAAAACGTCCTGA